From Lasioglossum baleicum chromosome 16, iyLasBale1, whole genome shotgun sequence:
GTAAAGTATCAGTTTGGTTCAGATTTTTATCAAGCAGTTTTTAACAGCAGCAAGCTGAACTGCTACGCCGCAGACCCGGGTTCGAATCCCttcgtggtaaattattttttattgtattaaaaaatacctcgttccatttaaaaaaatggaggTGACCTTCAAATGTCCGAAGTACCTCCACCTGGAAAAAAACTGTTATCGCCACCGGATGGCCCCCTTCGTActgtacaattttatttcagcaAATATTTGTGTGAAACTTATAGTTTCGAATATATCTGAGGTGCTAATAGtgattgccccaccctgtatttaCCATAAAACCTTCAGtctttttataatcaaataTATGTTTTAATAATTACACTTGAACTCATTTATTTAAACCGCAGACTATAACATTtacattttagtattcaaacacTTTTCGATCAAATGCatgcatacatatgtatgtagaaaTGTGAAAGCGATTATAAAATGTACGTTACGTAGTAAACCCGGTCTTGTCTTTTCAAAGTGTCTATGAGCAGAAACCTTAACAGTGCTGCTTTACGTAGGAAACCTTAGTTAACAGCTATCGTCGGCCTCTTCTGTTGCCACTTCCACGTTCCATCATTTTATCGGATGCTCTTTGACCTTTAGGACATAGTTACTCCTGTTTAGCTATGACCTTCCCTGcgaatttttgtaattgtaatataataaaaagGATCAAAGTTATATAATAATGAAGTAtgcagggtctgtccggaaagtaatgcgaccacatttttaagaaaaaatttattgaacatatGACTACgtacctttaaaattcttcgaagtaggacccttgggcgtcgacacattttttccagcgtgatgtccatgcttcgtatgctctcAGGAAGGCGGTTTCTGGAACATAGTACCCTCGTTGTtgcctcgtcgagcacttccaactAAAACTTTTCCGTAGTCGATTTTATAAACCATTCTTCTTTAAGAGAAAATAAGAAGTGAACATTGACAATGATGTGCAAATTGGGTCTAAGAGGATaagcatatttttaaaaaaattttaaaaagcctattcgtttaggagatataaactattaaaaatttaaccgttacacctccccgcgcgatgTTCGGTAGTACCCACtcggttcccactctgactcataaACGTTATGTCATGGTTTGATTGTTATGTCAATGGTTTGTAAGATATTCTTGCGCGTCTAGTTAAAAGAAACAATATTGTTCAACTGacatgtataatataaaatcgTCATAATGCGCTGTAGtgatgttattactagactgcggacacGGGCGGATCAAGACAAGTGGGGGCCCTAAGCGGTCAAAAATTTCGGAGCCCCTCAAAAAAGGTTTCAAGAAAACTCTCATTAAGTCATAATCAAGAAAGAAAAGTAATCAAACGTTCCACACAGTGCAACTTAGAGGCCATACACTTAACATTTTGATTACAGATTTGTTCGATTATTTCACCCAGAGGCCCTACAatgaaccttttttttttagcaaaaatatctgtTAATGGTAGCCAGCGCTGTTACACAATTAGACAAACTAAACGGCCTAAACCCTAACTAAAGCCCTAACCGGCTGCTAAGTCCGCTtgactgcggttctttatgcaaattaataattgtctgcatcgattgcacgaaaacgaaactaaattgaatgttatctcttcccttaataaagatagaggagaaatcatatatcgacatattcaattttttaaattctccgacaattttgaatttcatctactcaattttgctataaatgcacgaagatccgcagtataattattacatttattacTGTGAATAAATCGCTGTCGGTAAAGTAAGAATTTAAAACATTCGGTACACACATGATTTCCTGAAATAATTCATCATGTATATTTCAGGTACCTTTGGAAGACCTCCAGCAAGCGTCACATATGTTGGTTCAAGCACTGGCTATACGTGAGAAATATATGAATAATTCTAGGCAAAGTTACCCTTCCATTACTTCACGGTTTCTGCGCAGTATCGACAAGAGACCAATAAATAGTGACGATGAAGTCCAACATGATGACCGTAAGGCTATCGCAGGTATGTATCGTAGTACCTATGCGAAGGTATGGGCTATTCCACGCTAACAATAAATGATAacactttatacatatacaagtacagtaattcttctatagtcgcaaaaaggtcgtacagtgtgtaacaaaatttagtgtcatggttttggcagttggttgtacactgtacaccttcgaatcggtggagatttgttaaaagaaattgccgcaaaattgcCTTTGACCTTGAGACTCAAGGTCAAATCTATTTTATGCTTGTATCGCATTCTACTCACCATGGGGACCAAACTTGTCAAAGGAACCATAGGTCGCAACTCAACCGTCCCCTTAGAAAAGAATGTTAAATGTTCCTTTAAATTCCGTTCCTTGAGTTGAGAACCATCATGGTTTATGGCTGTTAACAATCGTCCTTGACCAGAAGCTTCGATGTGGCcaccattattttgtaaacggaACGGATGTAAACAAATAGAGGACAGTAAAGCCGCGCAAACCCAAAAGAGGATGAGCACGAGCAAGTGcaattatacatacagggtgaggcgccagaaacaggccacctgaataactcggctgctattggtgttaggaagaaatgcatcagatggaacttgcttggtttcgagggggcattaatcagatgttagtagctttttagtaggtggacgcgtaaaggacatataaaaggtcaacttcatttttttaaatggaatgaggtattttttaatacatcaatcgatgcagctggacatttgttataaaaaagtactaacctacgtatgtcgaaaaattagtaagtcaggagatatttcaatttaaataacactAAAATACCATTACCGTCGTactgaagttgaagagttgatattgaaattgaagttgaaattgaaaaattgacattgaaattgaaattaacgttagcgtttacttacttgtgtactACTACTtgttataacgaatgtccagctgcatcgattgatgtattaaaaaatacctcattccgttTAAAAAAGACATTGAAAGTTTTTTCCCttgcaccgttacatgtggcccatcaaacagtgtaactttgtcctaagaagtttttttctacaacgaaaagtaatggGGATAGTTAGGTGTTCTGTtccttcggactcaccctgtatatgtatgtacagacAAATTGCAATGTAGTAGAATtgatatatttttgttaataacttttaaactttTAAACCAAAAAGGAGCAACGGCTATAGCCTCCTGTTGTAAATAATTGCCGTCAGTTGTTTGTATTTCATCAGATTTGATCGTTCTCGTGGATCTAGTTTCAAAATGTATCGTTCTCCATCGTAGAGGGTGTAAAAAATTGATGGTTTTTAGCAATGTCAGTGTTTCAGAACGTGCGACCCGAAACCCCATAAGAAAGAAAACATTCTGAAGAGTATATTCATCCCTTCGCATAGACGATTCTAAAGAGTACGGTTCAAATATTTTTGTCAAAACAATTGTCTCAAACAAGCATACTCTTCCCCGTCTGAAGAAACAGTCGTTAGAAATTAAATTTACGAGTATATGTGAATAATGTGTAATAATGTTtggctgtgtttccgtttacgtccgtcCTCAGAATTGCATGAAATTCTGTgaataggttcttttttgactaaaatgatgattgtcagaaggatctttggcgactcgaaaaaaattttttaccatttcaatgcTAGTCCCTACCATAccgacaaaattttttaaatattttaatgtcACTCCAGAGTCTAAGTAGAGGTGGCACTATGGATGATTCAATCATGGATCACATGTGTGAATTTTTAAGGCGCTATGAGGTCAACAAAGCTGGTGATGatccatttttgcaattaattaaagatattaaatatgtatattctggaaattaatataaaatgttctcaaaacttcaatctttaaaccaattaattgaatatctacaatgggaagattatgcgatcagaattagtttggATTAGGTGGTAGGGGAGAGGGCCGGCTGCCAGGCTGGCCCATTCACGCATCCGAAAATACAGGAATGGTGTCGGTAAGATAGGGAGTGACATTGCAATGGtacaaaatttgttttcgagtcgccaaaaatccttcagacaatcatcattttagtcaaaaaagaacctattcccaaaatttcatccaattttgagcacggacgtaaacggaaacttcgcctaatgtataattgattagtgCTAATATAttgttttctttatattttattcgtaGATCACCCTGTTCACGCGCCTGCATCTAGAGGGGATCCATGGGAATGCGAATTTCCTCCgtctaaaaattacaagatcGCTCCTGTGAATGGTGTATTCAATGTATATGCTAACGAAGAAGATTTTCTTAACGGAAAACCAATTCCATATTCGTATCCAGATTTGGCAATTTTCGTTAGAGACATGAATCTTCTTTGTACAATGATTGCTGACGGCCCTTTGAAATCTTTCTGCTACAGAAGACTGAGTTACCTTTCGTCAAAATTCCAATTGCATGTACTACTGAACGAGCTTAGAGAACTTGCCAGTCAAAAGGCAGTTCCGCACAGAGATTTTTACAACATCAGAAAGGTCAGTATAGCAAGAAATACGTACACAGTGGACAAAAAAATAGATATTACATGTTAGCAGCAGCTTATTTTGGAGGAAATCGTAGGCAGATCGCCCGACGCTATTTCGCTTTCGGTTCAATGTAGCcgatacttacaattagtagacACGGCGACTTCCGAGGGTTggtagtccagtcgccaggtacttttaaccggaaagtattccgaacttaatgaaattttgacacgtcatttcgGGGTACTCTGgagagtcgaatctgagttttcgacctcgaagatcctgtgctaacttggggaaagggaaaaaatcacgatttttgttacccgTTTTTGGTATTTtgcctataactcaaaaactatgggtcctatgaacttttttttcatttttgacccaatagaaatgtttctcaaaataacattttgagccacacattgtgacatttagcaggaaattgcaagtttttggctcataactttagtttttcaacagtTCTGAATCATAGGACATGGATCGCAATTCTAATatctgatgtaacttgatttattttgtgtcacaatgtgtggctcaaaatgtcattttgagaaacatttctattgaaatttaatgctctttacaaaaatgaaaaaaagttcGTAAAccccatagtttttgagttataggcgaaataccaaaaacaggtaacaaaaatcgtggttttttccctcttcccaagttagcacagggtcctcgagatcgaaaactcagattcgactccccagagtacccctaaatgacgtgtcaaaatttcattaagttcggaatactttccaggtaaaagtacctggcgactggactataatGCAAAGACTGGGTTttgtagtagtcaaaatcgctagatgaaagatcaatctgggGTGCTGTTTGTcacaaaagtccttcttttacgtttccgagcaatggtttttgcaatatttggctgtatgttgcccgtcagatggcgctgcagtcatgccggcgtactagcctctccgacgggcaacatgcagccaaatattgcaataccattgctcggaaacgtaaaagaaggacttttgaggcaaacagcgccccagattgatctttcatctagcgattttgactactacaaaaccccgtctttggattatcgagaaatcagaagtggaatcccggacccttgcaatccttgcgtacgtatacgtgttctagcggtgtgtgagtgttcacgcgcgagcgtcaTCTGCTGGAAAAGCCCCTCTTAAATGATTGAAACCTATTATGAAAGAAATGGTTACGACAAAATGAATTAATACCTCATTATTATTGTAGGTTGATACACACATTCATGCAGCCtcgtgtatgaatcagaaaCACCTTCTCAGGTTCATTAAAAAGACCCTGAAGAATCATGCGAATGAAATCGTTACATGCTCAAAAAACGGAGAAACAATGACCCTTCGAGAGGTGTTTCAATCCATGAATTTAACTACTTATGACCTCAGCGTCGACATGTTAGATGTTCACGCAGTGAGTATTGGCCAATATTTTACTTGCTACAATCGTAATGGAATAGTCTATAATTCATATGTACTCTTTCTAGGATAGAAATACGTTTCATAGATTTGATAAATTCAACGCTAAGTACAATCCTATTGGAGAAAGTCGACTTCGCGAGGTCTTCTTGAAAACGGACAATTATCTGAATGGTAAATTTTTCGCAAGCATTATTAAAGAAGTCGCCAGTGACCTTGAAGAATCGAAGTACCAAAACGCAGAACTACGTCTCTCAATTTATGGCAAAAGTCCTGAGGAGTGGGACAAATTAGCTAAATGGGCTATTCAGAGCGATGTATATTCAGACAATGTTCGTTGGCTCATTCAAATTCCTCGACTCTAGTAAGTTATTCCTACTTACATACGTTAGTGGCAAGCATTAGTAGTAATAATAATCAGTATTGTGCCTCAATTACGAgatacaggagctaaatataaacctATATTTCTCACTAATAGTTTGAATGTAGTAACAATAATATGTTAATACCCTTAAAGTATTAAGTTTCCACCGTTTGAATTTGCACTTACTAATTTTTATCATGAATTTAAAATCCGGAGTGGGCTGTGTTTTTGTTTACGTCCAtcgtcagaattggatgaaattttgcaaattttttttgactaaaatgatgattgtcagaaggatttttggcgactcgaaaaaaaatcAAGATCACCTTGAGATCTGTGTAGCACGTCCACCTagagaattttaaaaatattatttcatatacAGCCAGTGTTTCGATATCGTCCagcatttttcgtacgatggatggccgctagaggcgctgcgcggaaaaaacagtaacgtatctatgatgacgaggtagtggagccctgcgccctgcgccttgagacagttatattggcgcggAAGTACCGAAACACAATCTGTTCTGGACAAAAAAacttcaggacgtgtcctacaagttacaaaatatacacaaatgcacatgttatacattcatttttcagaatcaaatcatacaaatcttttcaaattctgcggggtgctcaaggtaccacattttatcgagaagcttacgttactgaggctgcaagcgcctctagcggccacccatcgttcgaaaaatgctggacgatatcggaacactgtaTACAGCTGACATATTAATCGAAAATTGTTTTTGTTTTCAGTGATATCTTCAAATTGAACAAGTTGATGACAAATTTCCAAgagattttaaataatatctTTCTTCCACTCTTTGAAGTAACAAATGACCCCAATTCTCATCCAGAATTACACAAATTCCTccaatatgtaagtaattttAGATGTATGCCATTCGAAGTCTGATTATGAAAgcagaaatgaaaaagaaacCTATTATAGCAATTGagaaactcattaaattaatactACTTTAGAAATTTTGTTGCTTTATAAATAGTTACATAACGAATACAATtatattacactgtccaacaccaaatttgtttcacaaattacTATTGGGTggtttttatgaagttttttgTGCTGATTCCGaaactgtccttaatttttctaccagacgcacagtttttgagaaacatgcctttgaaaaaaatatcatatttttcaactttaaacaaatattatgatgttattataaaagatattgaattgatctttacagcaaaagattctgtagactttcccgaatacagtgatatccaatattaatacattatgattgtctaAACATgtgtaaacaatgattaaagacggagagacaccacttttgcaccaatttttgaggatatttttcaatttgtctCAAAAAGTAACGGTCCAGCGGAGAATCGAACTATTCCACCCGATAGAGCAGACCTTTATCTTGAGAAAGCACCATTTCAAGTCTAGAACATCGACATttctttcgaaccagaaagcaaaatatcttcgcggaTATCTAGAACGAGCGATCGCAGCGCCACTAGCGGCGAAGATATTTTTCTTTCTGGtttgaaaaaaacgtcgaccatgcaaacttgaaatggtgctttctcaagataaaagtctgttctatcgcgtggtatagttcgattttccgctggacccttatcttttcagataaattgaaaaatgtcctcaaaaattggtgcaaaagtggtgtctctccgtcttcaatggttgtttaaacatgtttaaacatgtttaaacaatcataatgtattaatattggatatcactgtattcgggaaagtctacagaatcttttgctgtaaagaacaatgcaatatcttttataataacatcacaatatttgtttaaagttgaaaaatacgtttttttcaaagtaatgtttctcaaaaactgtgcgtctggtagaaaaattaagggcagattcggaatcagcgcaagaaactctataagatccgcccaacagtaattagcaaacataaaaaaagttgaaatttgttgaacggtgttattattgttataacATTATCTTAATCCTAATTATAGGTAATAGGATTCGATTCTGTTGACGATGAAAGTAAACCTGAAAATCCTTTATTCGATAAAGATGTTTACCCACCAGCAGAATGGGATGATATTGAAAATCCTCCTTATGGATATTATCAATACTACACTTATGCTAACATGACTGTTTTAAATCATTTTAGAGCGTAAGTTTCCTAATAATTacctgttttatttatttgaataacaTGTACATAACATACAGCATGTAATTTTACAGCGATCAAGGGTTTAACACCTTCGTTCTTAGACCTCATTGTGGCGAAGCTGGTCCAATTCAACATCTTGTGTGTGGCTATATGATGGCAGAAAATATTTCCCATGGGCTTTTACTCCGAAAAGTACCAGTACTACAGTACTTGTACTACTTGGCACAAATTGGAATAGCTATGTCACCTCTCAGTAATAATTCTCTCTTTTTAAACTATCATCGCAATCCTCTTCCAGAATACTTAGCTAGAGGTTTATGTGTAAGCTTGTCTACGGATGATCCACTTCAATTCCACTTTACCAAGGTTAGTGCGATAcagtttaatttatataattgctAACAATGCTTTGGTAATTATAAAGAATAGGGCACTCGTCGCCGATATTGATGAGCTTGAAATATGATGTCACGGTCATTCATCTGAATAAGTTTTTCCTACACATATTACCCCACCACATGCTCTTATGTAGTCACCAAGGTATTCAAAACAACGTTTGTTAAATTCGAGTTATGAGTACTATGCGTCCAACGAAAGATGGCACAGAGAAACTAGGTAGCGCGTGGTATCGCTACATCATGCTACACGTCCTCCGCGTCAGTCGGCTGTCCAAGGTCGCGGAACCTCGAAGAGCGAGTGGCGGACCTACGGCCGGAGATTGTCGGCGGTTCGGTATCGGTGACTCGAAGTTCGCGGCGTTCCGACCAGTGAAGCCAGAATGAGTGCCGAACGGCgctcatgtactctcctcctaccccttccactattccattccagcaccgtgcgcaggcgcacactccacggtccccatcgcgcacgtgcaacgtgtcatctggcatcactggtcccGGGGACCTTCTTGCCATCTCCCTACAATAGataatctctttctctctctctctctctctgtctttctcaaTTTTATATAGACTATAAATAACAGATTACAAATTATATAATTGCAGAAGCTGTTTCATTGTTAatactttattcaaattttgtTTGTCAGGAACCACTAATGGAAGAATACAGTATTGCTGCGCAAGTATGGAAACTCAGCTCATGCGATATGTGTGAATTAGCACGTAATTCTGTACTTATGAGTGGCTTTCCACACAAGGTGCGTATACAATTTACAACTCTATTCTGTAGTTACCTCTCGAAATCGTTAATAGACTAGGAAAAACAAAGCCGGCAGAAGCTGCCTGGCAGATGGAAGGAAGCTCGGTCTTGGATTCTGCCaccccgcaagatggcagcacgaGACGGCACAGAATCTCTCCCCACCACCCCGTCAGTTAGAGAGCATTCCTGTTGCTATTGCTCTCTGTCTCACTCCCTGATCAGTGTTCCAATTGAACCCAccgtttttcgcgcatgcgcggcaatttcagcctcagtaacgtaaccatttcgatgaaatcgggtagcttgagcaccccgcagacttcTAAAAAAGAGTTTTAAAAGTATTAACAATACTTACCTCGTTCCGCGTCACATCTCTCATCCATCAGTCGTCCCACCAGTAacaccggtacattcccgcaaatataactgcctcaaggcgtcagggccctggccgctctGCTGCGTTATTGTGGATACGCTACTGtcctggccgcgcatgcgcgaaaaacggtgggttcaatcggaacactgtcCCTGATCTGTCTCGGCGTGCCAGgaccgagctgccttccatctgcCCGGCAGCTTCTGAGGAGGATGCTTGGGAGGAGGATACCGGGCAGCTGCGGACGCAGGTGCCCGGCAGAAACCGAGCATTTAGTTATTAGGCTAGTTAAACTAATTGCTTTCTATTATTTTACAGAGCAAACAATACTGGCTTGGACCAAATTATACTAAGGAGGGAGTCGCTGGTAATGATATTACCCGAACAAATGTGCCAGACATTCGAGTAGCCTATCGTTACGAAACGTTAGTCGACGAACTGTCGAATATTTTTAAAGTCGTTGAGAAACCTGAGGCCGTTTCATTTTAACCGTAAccgtaatatacatattattctaTCAAGTCCATGAGATTTGATAAAACTATATTGAAAACTATTTGCAGCGCGAACTATAACTAATCATGTGATTTATGCTAACGATCTTTGTGAACTTTAAATGACTCCTTTGTAGAAGGTATTACCTTTATTGAATGAATGACGgatatagaaattatttttttaacgctAGTTGTAAAGTCATTAAGTGCAATTTAAATAATCTTGTTTAGATAATGCGTGCCCGTTTATACTGTCTGTTCGCGCCTAAATTACACCGTTAGTATTTATAATGGTAACTAATTATCTCCGTAAGTATCGAAGATGCTCGAGAAACGTGTTTATATGGACGTTGAATGTCGAATATTTTATAGTGCCATGTGTCACCATGATCTCCGCGATCGGTAATAGGCTATTGGGCTCTTTGTGCTAATTTATAGGCCAACGCAACGTCGAGTTGCTGGCTATATTTCATCTCCAGCAGATGTATGTCAGCTAAATCCCGACCATAAATCTTTTCGAAGGCTGAATGGCATATTCCCACCTTTCTTCACCTTCGAAAAATATGCCGACGCGATATGTACGAGGGTAGTCCCAGAAGTACCCGACCTAACaaaaaaaacacaaaaaatTTGGGAAAAGCTAACTTTATTTCTCAACTGAGTCTCCTTTTAGctcgatacacttttcccagCGATGTTCAATAGCTTCGATACCCTGTTTACAGTGAGATCCGTCGAGTTCCTCAAAATAGCCATCAATCGCAGACTCCACCTCTTCGTTGTTGGCAAATCTTTTACCACCGagccattttttcaagtttggaaAGAGAAAATAGTCTGAGGGGGCTAAATCTGGCGAATAGGGTGCGTGAGGAAGCAATTCGAACTTTAACTCATTGATTTTGGCCACCGCGATCACCGGATGTGTGAACTGGTgcattgtcctgatggaacaacACTTTCTTTCTCGCTAAATGCTATTGGTGGCTGTCAAACAAATACTAAACAACGTAGCGTCTTCAGACTATAAACTAAAAAGCTTTCTAAAGATTGTACTTTTGGCTATAGTAAGCTTTCAAATAACAACCGCCCAGCTATATGTCACGGTCGGGTACTTCTGGAACTACCCTCGTatatacccagatagcacaccgGCTCGATTTTGGCCGGGCCCCAGTGCACGCTAATGCGCGCATACCACCTGCAGaaactcgagcccagggccAGCAGGCCGGGCCGGTAATTCTGcccatttgcaagattgcaaggatgcgggattcgcgttctcatttcgtgataatacaaacacgggtttgtttttagtagtcaaaaacgccagataatcaatcaatcaagcaatcgtcctcaaaagtcTTATTCTTTTACTTTaacgacatctgccacattcaTGCGACCCACCCTGTGTTCTGTATACCGGCATCGACTTGATTGGTCACATTAGTGtggccgtgctgccctctcaaaaacaggctgaatcctgGCCCGGCCTGCAGGCCCTGTGCTCGAGTTTCTTCAGGTGATATGTGCGCTTATGGCGCGCACAGGgacccgtccaaaatcgagccgCCTGGGCCTCGAGCAGCTCCAAGCGTTGTGTTGCCCGTAATCTGCAGGTCAGGAGCTCTGCAGGCTCTGGCAAGCTGGGCCAGGGGGCAGGCTGTGCTGACTGGGTGCATATAAAACAAGGGGCTACATATAAAACCGACTTTGTCAACAATTCTGAAATGGAACGTCTTGAAAACCAATCGATGTGAACTAAATATTTTGTAGCTCATCCGATTCTATGAAAAAGCACCTACAAATGTATCAAAAACTGTTGTAATCACACATAAAAACGGATGTTGGCACACCAACAAATGTGCCCCTTGTTGGTGGACTAGTCGTGTAAGCACTACTTTCGTATCTTCAATGTTTTACAAGATAATTGATTATACTATTGTATTTAAGCGCGGTTAATCATGTACTATCACTAACTTTGTAAGTATACGATCTGTAGGTATTAAGGGCCTCTTCTCCTAGCAGACGAGACTTCTCCTAGTACACTCACATACCGCTAAACcacgtatatgtacacgaggattgcaagggtccgggattccacttccgATTTCTCGATattgcaaagacgggggtttttagcagtcaaaatcgctagatgaaagatcaatctagggcgctgtttgcctcaaaagtccttttttacgtttccgagcaatggtattgcaatatttggctgcatgttgcccgtcggagaggctagtacgccggcgtgactgcagcgccatctgacgggcaacatgcagccgaatattgcaaaaccattgctcggaaacgtaaaagaaggacttttgaggcaaacagcgccctagattgatctttcatctagcgatcttgactactaaaaaacccattctttgcattatcgaggaaTCAAAAGTGGAATCCCGAACGCTTGCAATtttcgcgtacgtatacgtggtctagcggtgtgtgagtgtaccctAGCGGTGTGCGAGTGTTCacacgcgagcgtcgtctgctggAAAAGACCCCCTTAATGATTTAAACCTTTCTGTTTTTACATTTGGAAGCATTTGAGACACAAAAGACGAGGTGCATGACTATATGTAATGAATATTTTACGTGGTCCTTCTACGAGGTGATTCCTGAAGGGTGGATGATTCTTGAGGTCATTTTACGTAGCTctctcctttgcgaaaatattcttcGCGGTTTTGTTgagaaattattaatgaaaaacgcggaccaaacAAGGCACGACGGCAGCGAACGGATCAGGCTTGATGAATGCCAACGCCACTCTCAGCGAGACCTGTCACCCTGCCTTGATTGGTCAGTGTCATTCGTTACTAACTCCTTCattcatttt
This genomic window contains:
- the Ampdeam gene encoding AMP deaminase isoform X5, whose protein sequence is MHCYRVCKRNKKQEGFCNMFAGANESKRWLRDNRILLRAAKDLEERRSHYEPSLGPGIPDDVDHIFNLEENDFVPHFQRVSISGEDTSGVCTKLNLISMNFQYLVFVPLEDLQQASHMLVQALAIREKYMNNSRQSYPSITSRFLRSIDKRPINSDDEVQHDDRKAIADHPVHAPASRGDPWECEFPPSKNYKIAPVNGVFNVYANEEDFLNGKPIPYSYPDLAIFVRDMNLLCTMIADGPLKSFCYRRLSYLSSKFQLHVLLNELRELASQKAVPHRDFYNIRKVDTHIHAASCMNQKHLLRFIKKTLKNHANEIVTCSKNGETMTLREVFQSMNLTTYDLSVDMLDVHADRNTFHRFDKFNAKYNPIGESRLREVFLKTDNYLNGKFFASIIKEVASDLEESKYQNAELRLSIYGKSPEEWDKLAKWAIQSDVYSDNVRWLIQIPRLYDIFKLNKLMTNFQEILNNIFLPLFEVTNDPNSHPELHKFLQYVIGFDSVDDESKPENPLFDKDVYPPAEWDDIENPPYGYYQYYTYANMTVLNHFRADQGFNTFVLRPHCGEAGPIQHLVCGYMMAENISHGLLLRKVPVLQYLYYLAQIGIAMSPLSNNSLFLNYHRNPLPEYLARGLCVSLSTDDPLQFHFTKEPLMEEYSIAAQVWKLSSCDMCELARNSVLMSGFPHKSKQYWLGPNYTKEGVAGNDITRTNVPDIRVAYRYETLVDELSNIFKVVEKPEAVSF
- the Ampdeam gene encoding AMP deaminase isoform X10 codes for the protein MNFQYLVFVPLEDLQQASHMLVQALAIREKYMNNSRQSYPSITSRFLRSIDKRPINSDDEVQHDDRKAIADHPVHAPASRGDPWECEFPPSKNYKIAPVNGVFNVYANEEDFLNGKPIPYSYPDLAIFVRDMNLLCTMIADGPLKSFCYRRLSYLSSKFQLHVLLNELRELASQKAVPHRDFYNIRKVDTHIHAASCMNQKHLLRFIKKTLKNHANEIVTCSKNGETMTLREVFQSMNLTTYDLSVDMLDVHADRNTFHRFDKFNAKYNPIGESRLREVFLKTDNYLNGKFFASIIKEVASDLEESKYQNAELRLSIYGKSPEEWDKLAKWAIQSDVYSDNVRWLIQIPRLYDIFKLNKLMTNFQEILNNIFLPLFEVTNDPNSHPELHKFLQYVIGFDSVDDESKPENPLFDKDVYPPAEWDDIENPPYGYYQYYTYANMTVLNHFRADQGFNTFVLRPHCGEAGPIQHLVCGYMMAENISHGLLLRKVPVLQYLYYLAQIGIAMSPLSNNSLFLNYHRNPLPEYLARGLCVSLSTDDPLQFHFTKEPLMEEYSIAAQVWKLSSCDMCELARNSVLMSGFPHKSKQYWLGPNYTKEGVAGNDITRTNVPDIRVAYRYETLVDELSNIFKVVEKPEAVSF
- the Ampdeam gene encoding AMP deaminase isoform X7: MFAGANESKRWLRDNRILLRAAKDLEERRSHYEPSLGPGIPDDVDHIFNLEENDFVPHFQRVSISGEDTSGVCTKLNLISMNFQYLVFVPLEDLQQASHMLVQALAIREKYMNNSRQSYPSITSRFLRSIDKRPINSDDEVQHDDRKAIADHPVHAPASRGDPWECEFPPSKNYKIAPVNGVFNVYANEEDFLNGKPIPYSYPDLAIFVRDMNLLCTMIADGPLKSFCYRRLSYLSSKFQLHVLLNELRELASQKAVPHRDFYNIRKVDTHIHAASCMNQKHLLRFIKKTLKNHANEIVTCSKNGETMTLREVFQSMNLTTYDLSVDMLDVHADRNTFHRFDKFNAKYNPIGESRLREVFLKTDNYLNGKFFASIIKEVASDLEESKYQNAELRLSIYGKSPEEWDKLAKWAIQSDVYSDNVRWLIQIPRLYDIFKLNKLMTNFQEILNNIFLPLFEVTNDPNSHPELHKFLQYVIGFDSVDDESKPENPLFDKDVYPPAEWDDIENPPYGYYQYYTYANMTVLNHFRADQGFNTFVLRPHCGEAGPIQHLVCGYMMAENISHGLLLRKVPVLQYLYYLAQIGIAMSPLSNNSLFLNYHRNPLPEYLARGLCVSLSTDDPLQFHFTKEPLMEEYSIAAQVWKLSSCDMCELARNSVLMSGFPHKSKQYWLGPNYTKEGVAGNDITRTNVPDIRVAYRYETLVDELSNIFKVVEKPEAVSF